The Aminithiophilus ramosus genome contains a region encoding:
- a CDS encoding M20 metallopeptidase family protein, with protein MYSVADKMERTLREVLPEAIALRRAIHRNPDLSGEETSTVEKVLAFLQDSPLSFRRTERGNALVANLGGDDGERLAFRGDMDALPLREETGLPYASEDLRAMHACGHDFHTAILAGTAKILSQICPDPCRPLRFLFQPSEEDSPRGGSRTLIEMGALEKVSALYGLHLWPELCLGEVATKRGPLMAASDRLTVRIDGVGSHAASPHRGIDALTASAYVATAVQSLLSRRIDPFEPVVLTFGRIEGGDRYNVLAHSVSMEGTCRTFSPDVRDFMEREISGLSCSVAQGMGARCSVEYERGYPALMNDSELAESFLRDRERLLPHLKAIDAERPSMIAEDFSFMAAQVPSLFFWLGCRPAERPLASFPSLHSSRFVPDEAVLEKGLRLFCFLALR; from the coding sequence ATGTATTCCGTCGCCGACAAGATGGAAAGGACTCTCAGGGAAGTCCTCCCCGAAGCCATCGCCCTCCGCCGTGCCATCCACCGGAATCCGGACCTCTCCGGAGAAGAGACTTCCACCGTCGAGAAGGTTCTGGCCTTCCTTCAGGATTCCCCTCTCTCCTTTCGCCGCACGGAAAGGGGAAACGCCCTCGTCGCCAACCTCGGAGGGGACGACGGCGAACGCCTGGCCTTCAGGGGAGACATGGACGCCCTGCCCCTCCGCGAGGAGACGGGACTTCCCTATGCCTCCGAGGACCTACGGGCCATGCATGCCTGCGGCCACGATTTCCACACGGCCATCCTCGCAGGGACGGCGAAAATTCTCTCACAGATCTGCCCCGATCCCTGCCGCCCCCTGCGGTTTCTCTTTCAACCCAGCGAAGAGGACAGTCCCCGAGGCGGCTCGAGGACACTCATCGAGATGGGGGCTCTTGAAAAGGTCTCCGCCCTCTACGGCCTTCACCTCTGGCCCGAACTCTGCCTGGGAGAGGTGGCCACGAAACGGGGCCCCCTCATGGCGGCCTCCGATCGCCTGACGGTCCGGATAGACGGCGTCGGGAGCCACGCAGCCAGTCCCCACAGAGGCATCGACGCCCTGACGGCTTCGGCCTATGTGGCAACGGCCGTACAAAGTCTTCTGTCGCGGCGGATCGATCCTTTCGAGCCGGTCGTCCTGACCTTCGGCCGCATCGAAGGTGGCGACCGCTACAACGTCCTGGCCCATTCCGTCTCCATGGAGGGGACGTGCCGGACCTTCAGTCCCGACGTCCGCGATTTCATGGAACGCGAGATCTCCGGCCTTTCCTGCTCCGTCGCTCAGGGGATGGGCGCCCGCTGCTCCGTCGAATACGAACGCGGCTACCCGGCCCTGATGAACGACTCCGAACTGGCCGAAAGTTTTCTCCGCGACAGAGAGCGTCTTCTGCCTCACCTGAAGGCCATCGACGCCGAGAGGCCCTCGATGATCGCCGAAGATTTTTCCTTCATGGCAGCCCAGGTCCCCTCCCTCTTTTTCTGGCTGGGCTGCCGACCGGCAGAGCGCCCTCTGGCCTCTTTTCCGTCCCTCCACAGCAGCCGCTTCGTTCCCGATGAGGCCGTCCTCGAAAAGGGTCTCCGTCTTTTCTGCTTCCTGGCTCTGAGGTGA
- the grdD gene encoding glycine/sarcosine/betaine reductase complex component C subunit alpha: protein MRVSGPSRLVGELLEEILSQGAGPAPTKIGLMAYGSELGAAEIVAGARLAQESRDLQVLPIGPQVPEGEGLDWIETDGCEADVVAAMEGALAEGRIDGAVALHYPFPLGVATVGRVVVPADGRDLLVATSTGASATDRVEAMVKNALLARAVARSLGKTDPSLGVLNVEGAPSALRALKSLADGGYPLRFGRSGRGDGGALLRGNDLLSGAVDICLCDTLTGNVLVKLFSAFTTGGGRESLGWGYGPSVGEGWPSVISIISRASGASVIAGALTFTAQAVRSHLPRLVEEEFAAARRAGLAELLRRERPQGPEAPAAPPAEPTDAEIHGVDVLAVEDAVKLLWEAGVYAESAMGCTGPVVKIASARKGRAEAILRQAHLID from the coding sequence ATGAGAGTGAGCGGACCGTCTCGCCTCGTCGGCGAGCTTCTGGAGGAGATCCTCTCTCAGGGGGCCGGCCCGGCTCCGACGAAGATCGGCCTCATGGCCTACGGCAGCGAACTGGGGGCGGCCGAAATCGTCGCCGGAGCCCGCCTCGCCCAGGAGAGCCGGGATCTCCAGGTCCTTCCCATCGGTCCCCAGGTGCCTGAGGGAGAGGGCCTGGACTGGATCGAGACCGACGGCTGCGAGGCCGACGTCGTGGCCGCCATGGAAGGAGCCCTTGCGGAAGGGCGCATCGACGGGGCCGTGGCCCTCCATTACCCCTTCCCGCTGGGGGTGGCCACCGTGGGCCGCGTCGTCGTCCCCGCCGACGGGCGGGATCTTCTCGTCGCCACCTCGACGGGCGCCTCGGCGACGGACCGCGTCGAGGCCATGGTGAAAAACGCCCTCCTCGCACGAGCCGTGGCGCGAAGCCTGGGCAAGACCGATCCCTCCCTGGGCGTCCTCAACGTCGAGGGAGCCCCGTCGGCTTTGAGGGCCTTGAAGTCTCTGGCCGACGGAGGCTACCCCCTTCGCTTCGGACGAAGCGGCCGAGGCGATGGGGGGGCTCTTCTGCGGGGCAATGACCTCCTCTCCGGTGCCGTCGACATCTGCCTCTGCGACACGCTGACGGGCAACGTTCTCGTCAAGCTTTTTTCGGCCTTCACCACCGGCGGGGGAAGGGAGAGCCTGGGATGGGGCTACGGTCCCTCCGTCGGCGAAGGCTGGCCCTCGGTGATTTCCATCATCTCCCGGGCCTCGGGGGCCTCCGTCATCGCCGGAGCTCTGACCTTCACGGCCCAGGCCGTGCGCTCCCATCTGCCTCGCCTCGTCGAAGAGGAGTTCGCCGCCGCCCGCAGGGCCGGACTGGCCGAGCTCCTCCGCAGAGAAAGACCCCAGGGGCCGGAAGCCCCCGCCGCGCCGCCGGCCGAGCCGACCGATGCCGAGATCCACGGCGTCGACGTCCTTGCCGTGGAGGACGCCGTGAAGCTCCTCTGGGAGGCGGGCGTCTATGCCGAGTCGGCCATGGGCTGCACGGGGCCCGTCGTGAAGATCGCCTCGGCCCGGAAGGGGCGGGCCGAGGCGATCCTTCGTCAGGCCCATCTCATCGACTGA
- the grdC gene encoding glycine/sarcosine/betaine reductase complex component C subunit beta encodes MTTAAIKATAYALNHVPELARLYGNTPWIERKTKKETEFLEKLPGHLWTFDQAASYAPNRAYIGAIGLDELARSPKPWHENLAEEPCRYGRYGEIMPEEEFLGLLDICDVFDLVWLERDFASDVAQRLDRHPLVTEAMKKRLEKGHPLVEIDDEVRDRHALPLSLGGRIVGCVRQGHDVDECLEAYVLLENLACKAGGVLALLHLLKNAAMAPEEVHYVIECSEEAAGDMNQRGGGNFAKAVAEIAGCVNASGMDVRGFCAGPVNAVIAGASLVAAGAQPNCVVLGGGAVPKLFMNAKDHVRKGLPALEDVLGNFALLLVADDGTMPVIRLDALGKHTVGAGASPQAVTTALVLEPLQKVGLSFADVDRYAAELHNAEVTLPAGAGDVPLANAKMIAALAVMKGQLEKADMMDFVARRGLIGFAPTQGHIPSGVPFLGHACDAISAGTMRRAMIIGKGSLFLARLTNLADGASFLVEAGRPKEVAARGLDREAVRQMILEALGDVARALKGD; translated from the coding sequence ATGACGACGGCGGCAATCAAGGCCACGGCCTATGCCCTGAACCACGTGCCCGAGCTCGCTCGGCTCTACGGCAACACGCCTTGGATCGAACGGAAGACCAAGAAGGAGACGGAGTTCCTGGAAAAACTGCCCGGTCACCTTTGGACCTTCGATCAGGCTGCCTCCTACGCTCCCAATCGGGCCTATATCGGCGCCATCGGCCTCGACGAACTGGCCCGATCGCCCAAACCCTGGCATGAGAACTTAGCCGAAGAGCCCTGCCGCTACGGCCGCTACGGCGAGATCATGCCCGAGGAGGAATTTCTGGGGCTCCTCGATATCTGCGACGTCTTCGATCTCGTCTGGCTCGAGAGGGACTTCGCCTCCGACGTGGCTCAGCGGCTCGATCGCCACCCTCTCGTCACGGAGGCGATGAAAAAGCGCCTGGAAAAAGGCCATCCCCTCGTCGAGATCGACGATGAGGTGAGGGATCGCCATGCCCTTCCTCTTTCTCTAGGCGGAAGGATCGTGGGCTGCGTCCGTCAGGGCCACGACGTCGACGAGTGCCTCGAGGCCTATGTCCTCCTGGAGAACCTGGCCTGCAAGGCCGGAGGCGTCCTGGCCCTTCTGCATCTCTTGAAGAACGCCGCGATGGCTCCCGAGGAGGTCCATTACGTCATCGAGTGCTCCGAGGAGGCGGCGGGAGACATGAACCAGCGAGGCGGAGGGAACTTCGCCAAGGCCGTCGCCGAGATCGCCGGCTGCGTCAACGCCAGCGGCATGGACGTCCGGGGCTTCTGTGCCGGTCCCGTCAACGCCGTCATCGCCGGGGCCTCTCTCGTTGCCGCCGGAGCTCAGCCCAACTGCGTCGTCCTCGGCGGCGGAGCCGTTCCCAAGCTTTTCATGAACGCCAAGGACCATGTCCGCAAGGGGCTGCCGGCCCTCGAGGACGTCCTGGGCAATTTCGCCCTTCTCCTCGTCGCCGACGACGGAACGATGCCCGTCATCCGCCTCGACGCCCTGGGCAAACATACCGTCGGGGCCGGAGCCTCGCCTCAGGCCGTGACGACGGCCCTGGTCCTGGAGCCCCTTCAGAAGGTGGGCCTTTCTTTCGCCGACGTGGACCGCTATGCCGCCGAGCTTCACAACGCCGAAGTGACTCTGCCCGCAGGGGCCGGCGACGTGCCCCTGGCCAACGCCAAGATGATCGCCGCCCTGGCCGTCATGAAGGGGCAGCTCGAGAAGGCCGACATGATGGATTTCGTCGCCCGGCGGGGGCTGATCGGCTTCGCCCCCACTCAGGGCCATATCCCTTCGGGCGTCCCCTTCCTGGGCCATGCCTGTGACGCCATCTCGGCCGGAACGATGAGGCGGGCCATGATCATCGGCAAGGGAAGTCTCTTCCTGGCTCGCCTGACCAACCTGGCCGACGGGGCTTCTTTCCTCGTCGAGGCCGGTCGTCCCAAGGAGGTCGCCGCTCGGGGCCTCGACCGTGAGGCGGTGCGACAGATGATCCTCGAGGCCCTGGGCGATGTGGCCCGGGCCCTCAAGGGCGACTGA
- the grdB gene encoding glycine reductase complex selenoprotein B, with the protein MKTVTYRVVHYLNQFFAGIGGEEAAGQRPLLRQGIVGPGQALAAALGSEAEIVATVICGDGYFAENIEAATAEIIELIRSCQADGVVAGPAFNAGRYGTACGAVCKAVGETLYLPTLTAMYPENPGVDLFRRDTVIVEAADSARGLRKAVPVMASLLVKLLRKEELGLPAAEGYIARGLRRNLFRPERGAERAVAMLVSKLRGEPFETEYPMPVFDRVPPAPALKDLKGARIALVTSGGIVPRGNPDHIEASSASRYGEYDISGVDDLTSAGYGTAHGGYDPTAADGDADRVLPVDVLREMEREGLFAKLHEVFYTTVGNGTPVAMAARFGREIARKLKEAAVDAVILTSTUGTCTRCGATMVKEIERAGFPVVHMCTIVPISQTVGANRIVPTIAIPHPFGDPTKSLEEEKALRRSLVEKGLRALQTEIDGQTVFPG; encoded by the coding sequence ATGAAGACCGTGACCTATCGCGTGGTCCACTACCTGAATCAGTTTTTCGCCGGCATCGGCGGGGAAGAGGCTGCCGGCCAGAGGCCCCTTCTGCGCCAGGGCATCGTCGGGCCCGGCCAGGCCCTGGCAGCGGCCTTGGGTTCCGAGGCGGAGATCGTCGCCACCGTCATCTGCGGCGACGGCTACTTCGCCGAGAACATCGAGGCGGCGACGGCAGAAATCATCGAGCTCATTCGATCCTGTCAAGCCGACGGCGTCGTGGCAGGGCCTGCCTTCAACGCCGGTCGCTACGGCACGGCCTGCGGCGCCGTCTGCAAGGCCGTGGGCGAGACCCTCTATCTTCCGACGCTGACGGCCATGTATCCCGAGAATCCCGGCGTCGACCTCTTCCGCAGGGATACGGTCATCGTCGAGGCCGCCGACAGCGCGCGGGGGCTGCGCAAGGCCGTTCCCGTCATGGCCTCCCTCCTTGTCAAGCTCCTCAGGAAAGAGGAACTGGGCCTCCCCGCCGCAGAGGGCTACATCGCCCGAGGCCTGCGCCGCAACCTCTTCCGCCCCGAAAGGGGAGCGGAGAGGGCCGTCGCCATGCTCGTCAGCAAGCTCCGAGGGGAGCCTTTCGAGACGGAGTACCCCATGCCCGTCTTCGACAGGGTTCCTCCCGCTCCCGCCCTCAAGGATCTCAAGGGGGCCCGGATCGCCCTCGTCACGTCGGGCGGCATCGTTCCCAGGGGGAACCCCGATCACATCGAGGCCTCCAGCGCCAGTCGCTACGGCGAGTACGACATCTCCGGCGTCGACGATCTCACCTCGGCGGGCTACGGGACGGCTCACGGCGGCTACGATCCGACGGCGGCCGACGGCGATGCCGACAGGGTCCTTCCCGTCGATGTCCTGCGCGAGATGGAGAGAGAGGGCCTTTTCGCCAAGCTCCACGAGGTGTTCTACACGACGGTGGGCAACGGCACGCCCGTGGCCATGGCGGCCCGATTCGGCCGCGAGATCGCCCGAAAGTTGAAGGAGGCCGCCGTCGACGCCGTCATCCTCACCTCGACCTGAGGGACCTGCACTCGTTGCGGCGCAACGATGGTCAAGGAAATCGAGCGTGCAGGCTTCCCCGTCGTCCACATGTGCACCATCGTCCCCATCTCCCAGACTGTCGGAGCCAATCGAATCGTTCCGACGATCGCCATTCCCCACCCCTTCGGTGATCCCACCAAATCGCTCGAGGAAGAGAAGGCTCTCCGGCGCTCTCTCGTCGAGAAGGGACTCAGAGCCCTTCAGACGGAGATCGACGGCCAGACCGTCTTTCCCGGCTGA
- a CDS encoding glycine/sarcosine/betaine reductase component B subunit, which yields MKLELHRLHVRGLTWGARTSLVDGVLSVDREELTSLLAVDGRLLSVSLDLALPGDSLRILPVKDVVEPRCKIEGPGEVFPGFIGDVEPVGEGATRVLEGAAVVTCGKIVGFQEGIIDMSGPGADYTPFSRTCNVVVTLVPVAGLDRHEYESACRMAGFRAAHYLARSVDSTEADRVETVDWPSLDEAMTSHPGLPKVAYLYMLQSQGLLHDTYLYGVDVKRILPTLVTPTEVMDGAIVSGNCVSACDKNSTYAHQNNPVMAALLARHGREINFVGAIVTNENVTLADKKRSSGQAVKLARMLGVEGLVISEEGFGNPDADLIMNCRRAERAGIKTVLITDEFAGSDGASQSLADAATEATAVVSAGNANARIVLPPLERVIGFPAEANVIAGGFEGSLHEDGSIEVELQAITGATSELGLGRLSAATV from the coding sequence ATGAAGCTGGAACTTCATCGCCTTCACGTGCGGGGCCTGACCTGGGGAGCGAGGACATCCCTCGTTGACGGCGTCCTTTCCGTCGACAGGGAGGAGCTGACGTCGCTGCTGGCCGTCGATGGCCGTCTCCTGTCTGTCTCTTTGGATCTGGCTCTGCCCGGAGACAGTCTGCGCATTCTCCCCGTCAAGGATGTCGTCGAGCCGCGCTGCAAGATCGAGGGGCCCGGCGAGGTCTTCCCCGGTTTCATCGGCGACGTCGAGCCCGTCGGGGAGGGGGCGACGCGCGTCCTCGAAGGGGCCGCCGTGGTGACCTGCGGCAAGATCGTCGGCTTCCAGGAGGGCATCATCGACATGTCGGGTCCCGGCGCCGACTACACGCCCTTCTCCAGAACCTGTAACGTCGTCGTCACGCTCGTGCCCGTCGCGGGACTCGACCGGCACGAGTACGAATCGGCCTGCCGCATGGCCGGATTCCGAGCGGCCCACTACCTGGCCCGATCCGTCGATTCGACCGAGGCCGACAGAGTCGAGACCGTCGACTGGCCCTCTCTGGACGAGGCCATGACCTCCCACCCCGGCCTGCCCAAGGTGGCCTACCTCTACATGCTCCAGTCTCAGGGACTCCTTCACGACACCTACCTCTACGGCGTCGACGTCAAGCGCATCCTGCCCACCCTCGTGACGCCGACGGAGGTCATGGACGGCGCCATCGTCTCGGGCAACTGCGTCTCGGCCTGCGACAAGAACAGCACCTACGCCCACCAGAACAACCCCGTCATGGCCGCCCTTCTCGCCCGCCACGGCAGGGAGATCAACTTCGTCGGCGCCATCGTCACCAACGAGAACGTGACACTGGCCGACAAGAAGCGTTCGTCGGGACAGGCCGTCAAGCTGGCCCGCATGCTCGGCGTCGAGGGGCTCGTCATCTCCGAAGAGGGTTTCGGCAATCCCGACGCCGACCTGATCATGAACTGTCGCCGCGCCGAGAGGGCCGGCATCAAAACCGTCCTCATCACCGACGAGTTCGCCGGTTCCGACGGGGCCAGCCAGTCTCTGGCCGACGCCGCCACGGAGGCGACGGCCGTCGTCTCCGCCGGCAACGCCAACGCGCGCATCGTCCTGCCTCCCCTGGAGAGGGTGATCGGCTTTCCCGCCGAGGCCAACGTCATCGCCGGCGGCTTCGAGGGCTCCCTGCACGAGGACGGATCGATCGAGGTGGAACTTCAGGCCATCACGGGCGCCACGAGCGAGCTGGGACTGGGTCGCCTCTCGGCGGCTACGGTCTGA
- a CDS encoding thioredoxin family protein — translation MIELDKDTFEVETAQGDLPVVVDIWGPQCGPCLALMPKVEELASEFEGRVKFCKLNVAGNRRLVIGLKVMAVPTFLFFRGGERVQTLTGAAVSLEAIRQATEGLLQ, via the coding sequence ATGATCGAACTGGACAAGGATACTTTCGAGGTGGAGACGGCGCAGGGAGACCTGCCCGTCGTCGTCGATATCTGGGGGCCCCAGTGCGGCCCCTGCCTGGCCCTTATGCCCAAGGTGGAGGAGCTCGCCTCCGAGTTCGAGGGGCGGGTAAAGTTCTGCAAGCTCAACGTGGCCGGCAATCGGCGGCTCGTCATCGGTCTCAAGGTCATGGCCGTGCCCACCTTCCTCTTCTTCAGGGGAGGCGAGAGGGTTCAGACTCTGACCGGCGCCGCCGTCTCGCTTGAGGCCATCCGTCAGGCCACGGAAGGGCTTCTTCAGTAG
- a CDS encoding GrdX family protein, giving the protein MVRSFCVFTNNPRLRHSPHYGEVSSLQLLLSVRDRLHRGAVLVNHPLYGNFRPHQQPFRSLVVEETAESRAVDVESLSLIERALSIYGASGPIALPGELDPSIEADYAYVDGELVRESLARCGLEALLSSEGRQTDTEEASS; this is encoded by the coding sequence TTGGTCCGGTCTTTTTGTGTCTTCACCAACAACCCGCGCCTTCGCCATTCGCCTCACTACGGGGAGGTCTCGTCGCTCCAGCTTCTTCTTTCCGTCCGTGATCGCCTCCATCGCGGCGCCGTCCTCGTCAATCATCCCCTCTACGGCAACTTCCGTCCCCATCAGCAGCCCTTCCGCTCCCTCGTCGTCGAGGAAACCGCCGAGTCCCGAGCCGTCGACGTCGAGTCCCTTTCCCTCATCGAAAGAGCCCTTTCCATCTATGGCGCGTCCGGGCCCATCGCTCTTCCCGGCGAGCTGGATCCCTCCATCGAGGCCGATTACGCCTACGTGGACGGAGAGCTCGTCCGGGAGAGCCTTGCCCGCTGCGGACTGGAAGCCCTTCTCTCTTCGGAGGGGAGGCAGACGGATACAGAGGAGGCATCGTCATGA
- a CDS encoding sodium-dependent transporter: protein MSNGTEREQWGSKLGFILAAAGSAVGLGNIWRFPYITGQNGGAAFVLLYVLIVFIIGFSVMLAEVAIGRSAQLNAVGSFKKLKGGAWPIVGWMGVIAGFMILSFYGVIGGWTMAYIIKSFTGLMSIAEAGKAGDFFGGFISNGALVIGWQAAFMALTIWVVYKGIGEGIERYCKILMPSLFLILLILIVRSVTLEGAGKGLEFYLKPDFSKLTGGALLAAMGQAFFSLSLGMGCMITYGSYLGKKEILPGAAVQVCFLDTMVALLAGLVIFPAVFAFGVEPGTGPGLTFITLPSVFAKMPGGSVWSALFFLLLFIAALTSAISLLEVVTAYFMDEMKWSRPKAACVMGGLIFLLGVPSALSLGAMKLQIAGKDFLDAMDFVSSNVILPLGGLFIALFVGWVWTDKARREVTNDGAHPFGIMEAWIWVCRVVAPVAIAYIFIRGLKW from the coding sequence ATGAGCAACGGAACCGAACGCGAACAGTGGGGTTCTAAGCTTGGTTTTATCCTGGCCGCGGCGGGATCGGCCGTCGGGCTGGGCAACATCTGGCGTTTCCCCTATATCACGGGACAGAACGGCGGAGCGGCCTTCGTTCTCCTTTACGTGCTCATCGTTTTCATCATCGGTTTTTCCGTCATGCTCGCCGAGGTCGCCATCGGACGGAGCGCCCAGCTTAACGCCGTCGGATCCTTCAAGAAGCTCAAGGGCGGTGCCTGGCCCATCGTCGGCTGGATGGGCGTCATCGCCGGTTTCATGATCCTCTCTTTCTACGGCGTCATCGGGGGATGGACCATGGCCTACATCATCAAGTCCTTCACGGGCCTCATGTCCATCGCCGAGGCCGGCAAGGCCGGCGACTTCTTCGGCGGTTTCATCAGCAACGGCGCCCTGGTGATCGGCTGGCAGGCGGCCTTCATGGCCCTGACGATCTGGGTCGTCTACAAGGGCATCGGCGAGGGGATCGAACGCTACTGCAAGATTCTCATGCCGTCGCTCTTTCTCATTCTGCTCATCCTCATCGTCCGCTCCGTCACCCTCGAAGGGGCCGGCAAGGGGCTCGAGTTCTACCTCAAGCCCGACTTCTCCAAGCTGACGGGCGGGGCGCTCCTGGCGGCCATGGGGCAGGCCTTCTTCTCCCTCTCCCTGGGCATGGGCTGCATGATCACCTACGGCAGCTACCTGGGCAAAAAGGAGATCCTCCCCGGCGCCGCCGTCCAGGTCTGTTTCCTCGACACCATGGTGGCCCTCCTGGCGGGCCTCGTCATCTTCCCCGCCGTCTTCGCCTTCGGCGTCGAGCCCGGGACCGGTCCCGGGCTGACCTTCATCACCCTCCCCTCCGTCTTCGCCAAGATGCCCGGCGGCTCCGTCTGGTCGGCGCTCTTCTTCCTTCTCCTCTTCATCGCCGCCCTCACGTCGGCCATTTCCCTCCTCGAAGTCGTCACGGCCTACTTCATGGACGAGATGAAGTGGAGCCGTCCCAAGGCGGCCTGCGTCATGGGCGGCCTCATCTTCCTCCTCGGCGTCCCCTCGGCCCTCTCTCTGGGTGCCATGAAGCTCCAGATCGCCGGCAAGGACTTCCTCGACGCCATGGACTTCGTCTCCTCCAACGTCATCCTTCCCCTGGGCGGCCTCTTCATCGCCCTCTTCGTCGGCTGGGTCTGGACCGACAAGGCGCGTCGCGAGGTCACCAACGACGGCGCCCATCCCTTCGGGATCATGGAGGCCTGGATCTGGGTCTGCCGCGTCGTCGCTCCCGTGGCCATCGCCTACATCTTCATCCGGGGGCTGAAGTGGTAG
- a CDS encoding nitrilase-related carbon-nitrogen hydrolase: MTELRVGLLQLALKRTDPEGNFQDAMNLLTSLSGRQCHLLVLPELWNAVIPLGRGLSLLDEGEPILSRLRELARRKAIAIVAGSLAVRTPGGNRNRCYVIGPDGEVLLAYDKIHLHPKLKEEHAFIAGDSLGLVDLPLCRAGVLVCFDAEFPEQVRALALRGAQVLFVPGAWGLPHIHLWRTLLVARALENQLFVVGVNRCDRGPSLSYGGNSLVVNPFGEVLLHMDHQPRFDIVSLDLGAVGRARARHEVLASLRPELYRRWV, translated from the coding sequence ATGACGGAACTTCGTGTCGGATTGCTTCAGCTCGCTCTCAAGCGGACCGATCCCGAGGGCAACTTTCAGGACGCGATGAATCTCCTGACGAGCCTTTCGGGACGGCAGTGTCACCTTCTTGTCCTTCCCGAACTCTGGAACGCCGTCATTCCCCTGGGAAGGGGACTCTCCCTCCTCGACGAGGGGGAGCCCATCCTCTCCCGTCTGCGCGAACTTGCGAGGAGAAAGGCGATCGCCATCGTCGCCGGAAGTCTGGCCGTCAGAACGCCTGGGGGCAATCGCAACCGCTGCTACGTCATCGGCCCCGATGGAGAGGTGCTTCTGGCCTACGACAAAATCCACCTTCATCCCAAGCTCAAGGAAGAGCATGCCTTCATCGCCGGAGATTCCCTGGGGCTCGTCGATCTCCCCCTCTGCCGCGCAGGCGTCCTCGTCTGCTTCGACGCCGAGTTTCCCGAACAGGTTCGGGCCCTGGCCCTGCGAGGGGCTCAGGTCCTCTTCGTTCCCGGCGCCTGGGGCCTTCCCCATATTCACCTCTGGAGAACGCTGCTGGTGGCTCGGGCCCTGGAAAACCAGCTTTTTGTCGTCGGCGTCAACCGTTGCGACAGGGGGCCTTCCCTCTCCTACGGAGGCAACAGCCTCGTCGTCAACCCCTTCGGAGAGGTCCTTCTCCACATGGATCACCAGCCTCGCTTCGACATCGTCTCCCTCGATCTGGGAGCCGTCGGGCGAGCTCGGGCGCGACACGAGGTGCTCGCCTCGCTTCGGCCCGAACTCTATCGGCGTTGGGTTTAG
- a CDS encoding TIGR00282 family metallophosphoesterase has translation MRLLFIGDLIGRPGRKLVADVLPRLREDEGPFDFVVVNGENAAGGFGLTERVVDQLFDLGVDAITTGNHVWDKRDYVPRLMEEDRVLRPANYPPSCPGSGVKVLEKGGRRLAIVNLQGRVFMPAIDCPFRVADGLLERIDTPCVFVDFHAEASSEKRALGLYLDGRVSAVVGTHTHVQTADEEILPRGTAYITDVGMTGGHGGVIGMEASSVLPRFLTAMPTKFEVCEKDLRLNGVVVDVDDDRGLALSFRRVDRRLS, from the coding sequence ATGCGCCTGCTCTTCATCGGTGACCTCATCGGCCGTCCCGGAAGAAAACTCGTGGCCGACGTCCTCCCTCGGTTGAGGGAGGACGAGGGGCCCTTCGATTTCGTCGTCGTCAACGGCGAGAACGCCGCAGGAGGCTTCGGCCTCACGGAACGCGTCGTCGACCAGCTGTTCGACCTCGGCGTCGATGCCATCACCACGGGGAACCACGTCTGGGACAAGCGCGACTATGTCCCCCGCCTCATGGAAGAGGACCGCGTCCTCCGTCCGGCCAACTATCCCCCCTCCTGTCCCGGATCGGGCGTCAAAGTCCTCGAGAAGGGCGGACGGCGCCTGGCCATCGTCAATCTCCAGGGACGGGTCTTCATGCCCGCCATCGACTGTCCCTTCCGCGTCGCCGACGGCCTGCTCGAGAGGATCGACACGCCCTGCGTCTTCGTCGACTTTCACGCCGAGGCCTCGTCGGAGAAGCGCGCCCTGGGCCTCTATCTCGACGGCCGCGTCTCGGCCGTCGTGGGGACCCACACCCATGTCCAGACCGCCGACGAGGAGATTCTCCCCCGAGGCACGGCCTACATCACCGATGTGGGCATGACGGGCGGTCACGGCGGCGTCATCGGCATGGAGGCCTCCTCCGTCCTGCCCCGCTTCCTGACGGCTATGCCGACCAAGTTCGAAGTCTGCGAAAAGGACCTGCGCCTCAACGGCGTCGTCGTCGATGTCGACGACGACCGGGGGCTGGCCCTCTCCTTTCGGAGGGTGGATCGGCGCCTGTCCTGA